One genomic region from Lineus longissimus chromosome 6, tnLinLong1.2, whole genome shotgun sequence encodes:
- the LOC135489082 gene encoding uncharacterized protein LOC135489082 has protein sequence MKSAVRFCASVGFLILLCIFIIHMTDDALLEPLPTFEPAMNGSGKVPLFIPKIIHQTYSSEAAVPRVYADCIRSCLRANPDWRYMFWSDKDARNFIRDKYPTYLGLFDKYDNKLLKADAMRYFVLDFYGGLYMDMDMQCLRPIKTFLAEKRLVLVPEPHVQSFLLHKNFSIVTNAIMASEPSHPFLRYVIDHLQHFQRHTSINNAIYVTGPNMLQKVLEDYQSRIPCLESRCKVFVADPTEMMPTVDPYWLRLMKKFTKDCMTKTNFVTFVEFKTCIWVQLKNYNPLLTNKSYTNHVWKHIGYKGPISRFFGRKVSIKDIVGTGREIERYVSER, from the coding sequence ATGAAAAGCGCCGTTCGATTTTGTGCGAGTGTCGGGTTCCTCATTCTCTTGTGTATCTTTATCATTCACATGACTGATGATGCTCTTCTAGAGCCACTTCCGACGTTTGAGCCGGCGATGAATGGATCGGGAAAGGTTCCGTTGTTTATACCGAAGATAATTCACCAGACGTACAGTTCTGAGGCAGCAGTCCCACGGGTGTATGCGGACTGCATCAGAAGTTGTCTTCGTGCGAATCCAGATTGGCGCTACATGTTCTGGAGCGACAAAGACGCCAGGAATTTTATAAGAGATAAATACCCAACGTATCTTGGACTGTTTGACAAGTATGACAACAAACTCTTAAAGGCCGATGCCATGCGGTATTTCGTCTTAGACTTTTACGGTGGGTTGTACATGGACATGGACATGCAGTGCCTCCGTCCGATCAAGACATTCCTAGCAGAGAAGCGCTTGGTATTGGTGCCTGAGCCCCACGTCCAGAGCTTCTTGCTTCACAAGAACTTCAGCATTGTAACGAACGCTATCATGGCTTCCGAGCCGTCTCATCCATTTTTGCGGTACGTCATTGACCATCTACAGCACTTTCAGCGACACACGTCAATTAATAATGCCATTTATGTTACTGGACCAAACATGCTCCAGAAGGTTTTAGAAGATTACCAATCACGAATTCCCTGTTTGGAGAGTAGATGCAAGGTCTTTGTAGCAGACCCTACGGAAATGATGCCGACAGTAGATCCATATTGGCTCcgacttatgaaaaaatttacaaaagacTGCATGAcgaaaacaaactttgtaacCTTTGTGGAGTTTAAGACTTGCATTTGGGTTCAGTTGAAGAATTACAACCCATTGTTGACCAACAAAAGTTACACTAACCACGTCTGGAAACACATTGGCTATAAGGGTCCTATAAGTAGATTTTTTGGCAGGAAAGTGTCAATTAAAGATATTGTGGGAACTGGTAGGGAGATTGAAAGGTATGTAAGCGAGCGTTGA